A genomic window from Megalobrama amblycephala isolate DHTTF-2021 linkage group LG2, ASM1881202v1, whole genome shotgun sequence includes:
- the s1pr3a gene encoding sphingosine 1-phosphate receptor 3a, with protein MWKMDGDFERGMNKDIIKYYNHSGKWGRPKSTDTCKTTFLICICALIVLENITVLLALWRNKRFHSRMYFLIGNLALSDLLAGVAYMVNIFTSGRKTFFLTPGQWLLREGSMFVALSASTFSLLAIGIERHMTMVRLRPCETAGRGRLLALLGACWAVSVLLSALPSFGWNCLGKMHTCSTVLPLYDKSYIAFCISVFTALLAAIVVLYVRIYQLVTSSGRRVSSRPSDRSLALLRTVVIVLGVFVACWSPLFLLLLLDVGCSPERCPVLYQVDWFIALAVLNSALNPLIYTFSSREMRAAFFRVLCCCETPQDSMPTVAGGALPGIVIPTAENSKSSMAGAGSGAAKSSLMQSKVPTPSNSLYQHGDTSPPAVTHPSGPGDLLSAVLVKAGALPSLGKF; from the coding sequence ATGTGGAAAATGGATGGCGACTTTGAACGTGGAATGAATAAAGATATAATTAAATACTACAACCACTCGGGCAAGTGGGGAAGACCAAAAAGCACCGATACATGCAAGACAACCTTCCTGATTTGCATCTGTGCTCTGATTGTGTTGGAGAACATCACTGTACTACTGGCACTATGGCGCAACAAGCGTTTCCACAGCCGCATGTACTTTCTTATCGGCAATCTGGCACTTTCGGACTTGTTAGCTGGAGTGGCGTACATGGTCAATATCTTCACCTCTGGCCGCAagacttttttcctcactcCTGGCCAGTGGCTTCTGCGAGAGGGGAGCATGTTTGTAGCACTCAGCGCTTCAACCTTCAGCTTGCTCGCTATTGGGATCGAGCGCCACATGACGATGGTTCGCCTGCGGCCATGTGAGACCGCTGGAAGGGGGAGGTTACTGGCTCTCCTGGGAGCCTGCTGGGCCGTTTCGGTCCTGCTGAGTGCTTTGCCCAGCTTTGGCTGGAACTGTTTAGGCAAAATGCACACCTGCTCCACTGTCCTACCACTGTACGACAAAAGCTACATAGCCTTCTGCATCAGCGTCTTCACGGCCCTGCTAGCGGCAATTGTGGTGCTATACGTGCGCATCTACCAGCTTGTGACGTCCAGCGGGCGTAGAGTGAGTTCCCGGCCATCGGATCGCTCACTCGCACTTTTACGCACAGTAGTGATAGTACTAGGGGTTTTTGTGGCCTGTTGGTCTCCTCTTTTTCTACTACTGCTGCTGGATGTGGGATGCAGTCCAGAGCGGTGCCCGGTTTTGTACCAGGTGGACTGGTTCATCGCTCTGGCGGTGCTCAACTCCGCCCTCAACCCTCTCATCTACACATTTTCAAGCCGTGAGATGCGGGCCGCTTTCTTTCGCGTGCTGTGCTGCTGCGAAACGCCCCAGGACTCCATGCCTACGGTGGCAGGGGGGGCGCTCCCAGGAATAGTTATTCCAACCGCGGAGAACAGCAAATCAAGCATGGCCGGGGCTGGTAGCGGTGCAGCAAAGTCCTCCCTGATGCAAAGTAAAGTTCCTACCCCATCAAACTCCCTCTATCAGCATGGGGACACGTCGCCACCAGCTGTCACACACCCCTCTGGGCCAGGTGACTTGCTGTCTGCGGTGCTGGTTAAAGCTGGGGCGCTTCCCTCGTTGGGAAAGTTTTGA